The segment TTCTGGGTCGAGGGACAAGCACTCTAGGAGGTAATCTTCCATTGACCGGTAAACATGCTCGATAACACCTTCAAGGTCGTGTCCTTCATCAGCATACGCCTGGGAATGAGTACCGGaaacattaatatgaataaaataataataaatcgtcGAGAACACGTCAACCACTGCGTATAATTTGAcaccattaataaaaaataaaattcgatCCAAGCATTGATTCTGACtactttcttttcttttaaagaaCAAGGTATACCAGAAgaacaaaatgtttaagttgGTATATAAGTTGTCAAACTCATAATTTTCCTTGGAGTCCAATACATCTTCCCTTTTGATTTCCGTCATGAATAAAGTTCACGGAGATTTTCAACTAACCTGATATCTAAACAGTACTCCAGCATCAGTCAAGGCCCTAGCCAACTGCAGAGCGTGAGGGTACGGCGCGCTCATGTCTGCCATCCCGTGCACGAGGTACAACGCGTGCGGCGGCACGTGGTGCGCGCGCTGGGACGCGTCAGCCTCCACATACCCTTTATAATTAACTGACGGCTGGCCCAGGATACGCTCCGTGAATGCTGCGTCTGTAAAACGATTTTCTGAGCTTCTCTGACTATACCTTAACGTTCAAGAGATTTTTAATACGGGATTAAAGTTTACAACATCTCGAGTAACGAGTTATGAGATTTGAACAGAATGTTTTACCTGAGATTCAtttctgatttattaaataaattgtaagataatttcgtaaaatagtttaaaggaCCGAAACCAAAATTCAACTGTGTTACCCTAAAGATAAGGACGGTAGAGAAGTTATACTTGCCGATAATTTGTACTACGTCAAGCATTGCACACAAACTATTTGGAAGATGTACAACACACGGATATAGGCCACAAAGTATCTACCTACAGACTTTAAGCGAAGCAAACAAGCTCGGAGTGCCAATTTTACACTTGCAAATACCAATATGGAAACGTCGGTTAATATGCaggaaacaatttaaaataaaagtattataaaacacatttattgattattgatCATGATTCCTAGAGCTTAATTCCTCtgtttgttacaatttttgcttttttaatattttttttattcaggcGAGTTGTTTCTTTTCCTCATGCTTTAATAACGTTGTCGTGCATTGAGATAGTGAGTTAACTTACTGTAATACAGCCAGTCTGTGATCGGTGACACCGCTATACCACACTTTAAAGTAGACTGCTGAGACCCCAACAACATTGACGTTACATATCCACCATAACCCCATCCCCAAACAGCAACACGAGTTACATCcaagaatttaaatgtttctaataaatatctgtaaatagaaatatatttaattgcgtctaaataggttttataattagattgagatgtaaaataaaacaggaaTGAGAAGTAGacgaaattattacaaatacaagAACAATATACAtctagattaaaatattaatatctaagtACCTAATAACAGCCAATTGATCGGCCACCTCGACCCCACCGAGGCGACCTCGTAACAGCGCTCGGGGTAGCCCTTTAGCGCCTGCTACATCTAATTTAACGTAAACTACGTCGTTACGTGAGGACATATACGTTCCCCAGTCTACCAGGAATTCATCTGTCACTTGTTGACTGCCAGGGCGACCGTCTCTGAAGAcaagtttttagttttattagcATTAAAATTGAGAATCGATACAAAGAGTTCTTTTTATAATCTCTTACACGTGAACTAGTACAGGAAATGCTGCGTCGCGGAGTTCTTCTCTCCAAGAGGGCGGCAGCAGAAGCTGTACACGGGCTTTAGAGCCACTACTCAATTGTACATCAAATGATCTACGAGAAGGTAATGCCAACTCACGTAATCGTACAGATCTGAAAGCATGTATAAACGGTAGCGACAGAGGTTAGTATTAAGATTTGCatgttataacataataataatgttagttaaagtttttttcaCCTATAAGGCCTCGTATCGTATAAAATTCTCTCTAACTTATGAGTCTTGGCATCGTGAAGACCTGCGAGTGGAGGCCCAGGACCTCTGCACTCCAGAACGTAATGAGTTATACCACGCTTCGGCTTAGGAGGTGGGAACGTCGCGCTCCAGAAGGTGCAGTTGGCGTAATGAAGCCGAGCAGGCCATACAGCCAACTCACACGTAAGGCAACGTGGTTCCTCGCGTTCAGCTCTAGCTCTGACGGAGTTGCTAGCTCCTCCGTAGCTTGGATCACGTACCACGTACACCTGCCTCTGGCCCGGTCTATCTGCGCTACCTGTTAGGAAGAAGAGAATTTTGAGAATAATCCAAATAAAAGCTGTATTTCGGTTGACATAGGGCAGCTTGCTAACAATACAAACTTAAAACACCGCtaacacttttaaatttttacaataggAACTGAAAGGACAATGAGCTAAGCATACAGAACTACAACTGATGTTGGGTTAGTTATTGAGGCGACTGCACTATCAACAAACACCACTCAGctgcaattaatttttatacttaattcgATTAGCTTCCGCGGCCATATCTGGATGTATACGCGAGTGAAACGTTTCGATGTCAAAACCttcaataaaagataattagtTACACAAAACTaccaacattttatattgtatgtgataattttaaatgacgtacctaaataataaactaaattgttTTCCTGGTCCCACGCCAGGATCTTCGCCACCTCCACTTTACCGTGCGATAGAACAGCTATGCGTTGACGGAGGACATCAACATGCTTAATATGAGTATAGTATTGGCCTCCGCCTTCTTGGACTGCTGCTAGAAGTAGAAAAGCACTGCCGTCTTCTGAGTAAACCGGACGCTGATGAACTTCTAACCAAGGCTCATCAGTGGCTTTTTCTGAATGGgtctaaaatataacattgtttaagtcattaatactaatttttcctcataattttctaacataattttatgctTGCCTCAGTGCATGTCCAATTTGGAGCATAACAGCTGCTGTACACAGTTAGATTCTGTGCACGGTTCATCCAAACTACTCCTATATGCGAATTTTCTTTGCCCACCCATTGGGCTGATATGAGATAATATTCCCTATAAGATAATAAGTACAATCAGCAATAgtgtaacatataaatatatatataatatataactaaacttACATGCCATCTAATGTACTTGGAGGTTTTACTTCCCACCTGGGTGGAGATGTTACGTTTTGTACCGCAACTATCCACAACTTAACGAGAGGTATTGAACTACCGGGCTgtggatataatattaatcatatagTATTACGAACACACAGCGATGCTATaggttttaaacaaaatcgaTGTTATACCGTGGGATATCTGATCGTTACGTGATCAGGGAAAATGGTTGGGTTACTGTTGTTGAAAGCGGGAAGCAAAAACCCTGATCTGGAGGCACCAGCGCCACCTATCCCTGAGGAAATATGTGGGAACCTCATCTGAGACACCTTCCTGTCATCGTACTGGACGTATAACACGAAAGCCCCGTCTGATGATCCCCAAGTCGCTGATGATTCTTTTGTCACCTCCTctgttaaagttttttaagaaattacataaaaatacaattcgtcACTTTTTCGATCGACGTTggtagaatttatttattatttaaatgggGCAATGAAgagttagtttatttattaatacataaaatacgcAAACCTTGGTACAACCAATCCGACACCCCGTTATAAACGCTGCCCGCGACAGCATCATTTGTAAGTCGAAGTAAGGGAGCTCTTCGTGCAGGAGGTGCTGGTCTCGCCAAGACCTCGTTGTCTGCAGCCAGTACGATAGCACCCTCTGTACCGAGCCAAGCCGCGTGCTGCCACTCCCAACTGCTCTGACCCTCGCCGAAGAGGGGGATATGGTGGcttggaataataaaaaataattaatgtatccttatttataataaccaaaaataatgttaagtcTTAAGATCATattctttcatttaatttcatttgacGTACGGTacatgtatgaatatttttatttacatttttgatGAAGTACATGAAATAATTCAATGAAAGGATATTAAACCAATAGGTAATAAgataataagtataataaattaaattataatgttagccattattgaaaaataattatttaacatatgaaAACCAATTGTCATTTAACAATTATGCTGAGACGAGTGGGGCACTAAATCGAAAATCTTAGGCCAAAAATGCCTTACTGAATGTGGGAAAAGACTTTTGCTTTGCTACACTCATGTTAACTAAACATAGCTAAGACCCAAATAAACTGGCTTCCAGATGAAAAAAACCGCATCAAAATCGGCCAATCCGTTTGAAAGCTGCATTGTCACACAGACAGATATGTATACAGGCATCGAAGTCAACCTTAGAACCTTAGAGTCAACAACGCTCTTATTGCGGCAGaagttaaaaagtataaaatacaaaatgaaaatgttaaatttttatgcctctatgattttttatcaaactacTTTTTAAAGTTGAGGAACTAAACGAAAATATGTTTCCTATATGTTTTCACagcaaattaaaagtaataaatttgaagTAATAAGTTTTGTTCATAAcacaatagaaaaaatatgatgaaaaaaaatctttttcatttaaaatacaagagCTAcggaaaacttttaattaaaaggttAAAAGGCTGGTGGAATGTCATAATCCTGTTAACGATATcttaagtaacaaaataaaagcctTTGAAAAAAAGTCTGCTTAATCGTATTATCTGACggattttttatgtatgtgtttataaagtaatcttcattgataaaactgtttatttttttcaaatgttttctATGGCTACAGTTTTACTGGAAATTTAACTTATTGGAAGctaactttatttatgataGAAGAAAAACAACAGGAAATAGAAAATAGTTTACTGGAGCTCTATCGCTGAATAATTCCCTCGATAAAAACTTTCATTCGTTTATGGCGTGGAAGGACTCCATTGAAGTAAGGCCTTTCGTTATTTCTTAAGGAGACCGCACCCAATttagtgtttattaaaaaaacgcaAGATTTTCTTTAGACGccattattatctttaaccaaaataatttaaccatTCTAATTTTAGTATCCTAAATAATACtctactttaataaaaacatttacataataacttACTCATTTGTGACGTCATAAACCGTGTAATGCGCAGTAAAAGTCCGTCGGTAAACCtgtaaaaaatagttttgtatcataattttcatatagcGACTTAATTCTGTTGATGTGGTTCAAGATAAGTCCTTCCAAAGTAAAGCAACCATgttctcattaaataaaatgggatgtgttttttaatacaacctCTTTGATGTTGTGTTGGAACAGCACGAAGCGTAGATTTGGCGAGCATTGATACCCTCGCACATTGAGCTGCCTCTGAACAGGAAGGTTAAcaatcattattttgtaagtaCAGATATATCATCTATGTAAAATCTCTTAAGTTTCGTAACAAAAATCCCCCGAATTATGTAATATGATTAACagcaagtaaattaaaatgcaaaaattttaagtacttCTGCATTAGAGATGGATCCGATCCTTATACTTCCTGGTTTCATCAAGGATTCTTTGCAAATTAAGCTATCGTACTCGAGttcgtaaaatttattacttacataaaacttttttagataaatttaaataagaactgTGTTTCCACCaagtatcaaattataattcaattgtaGGAATCACAACAAATTATATGCTTCTCCTTTttgaaatttactttaaaagcaTTGTTTTGGGGAAATTCTCGAGTTAAGTTCAAGTAATGTTTGTGACCCATAACAAGatttagaaatattgtaaaaaaagaaaaatacaaaagtaaataaacgTAAAGTTATATACACATACTACTGTAAATGTAAACGTATTTAGTAGTTGTGAGTAAAAAAGttcaaaaataactatattgaACAAATAACATATGAAGAATAAATACGAGTAACATTTCCATAATCCATATTACGCTGTTACAGGTTAAAGTCATGTTTATAGGTCATACATATAAAGGCCGGTGTGGTGGCGAGTAGAAGGAGATTATATGTAACATGGATAAAGTCGTTGCCAACAACACGCTGCGAGGGCCAGGCTAACGTAACTGGCAATTCAGGTGAGGAAATTGAATTTGCATTGTTTCAAACTCCGGAACTTGGGCCGGACTTTGTTTCTAGGTGGATTTACGGGATAATTTCAAGAGGCGCTTTAAACATTCCCACGCTGCAtaacatttaaagttttccTAACTGCCGCCGAACATGATATTACGCTGCGAAATATCTAAggtaaaagttaatttattcctAACACTTTCACTTCAGCCATGCTTATAAAACGGAAATTGTAACATGGTTGTTCACGTcgaaatgtcaaaattattgaataattgaGAACGGCttttgaatattgaataaattataaaaaccttCAATGAACCTACAACAGATTAATCAGAAATTTTTTACTTCCCTACTTTTGTACTGTTTCTGTAGTtctgtatttatgtattggAATATTATCTGAAATATGACTTTTCTTTTGTTAGCTATGCAGAATGCTTGGCACAAGTGGGCTCAAACTGGCTAAATCGAATTAGAAATGTTAAATGAattgtagaaataattttcctttCACAACTTCTAAACGAGATTTCTTGGTCTTAAAATAGTACTCATGTTTTTGCCTTGTTTTATACAACTTTTCGTTTTAGGTCGTTACTTTCCAAGATTATACAACGCACTAGATTCTATCAAAATGCAGGTTTTCCGAATCACCTTACGTGAAAGGTATATAGAGCGTGCCTATGTAAGTATCAAGAAGATATACGGGCCTACATCACATCAATAATCACACTTACATACATTGCTGTTAATTGTCAAGATATCTGTTTTTCGGTAATCGGAAGGTTCTTCATACTTACGAGAGTGTGGTTTGTGACGAGCACGTATAGCGTATTGTTGAAGGTGTCCAGGGCGAGTAGACCTCCGTCGTCCGCCTGGTACACGAGCTGGTGTGAGCTGACCCACGTGGTCGGCAGACGTTCGCCAGTCAGGTCTCCTCGCAGGAACTCGTCCAGCCTCATACGACGCCCCGACCAGTACAGCAGCTCGTCCACATATCTGGTCATAGttgttagaaatataataacagtaaaaaaaaattttgtacctCGATGAATCGTTATCAGTAGCTAAAATAGTTATGACGGGCTGTTTCAACGAATGATAATGTTTAAGCTCTGTTCAAGAAACCAAGCATGAAACTGTGTCGGTGATTCAGAGCAGTGAATAGTGTGCGATCTTCCAAACttaggaaaatataaatacattggtATCCTTTTTTATGTTGATTGTATTATTGAGGAATCGATTGTTTGACACGTGACAATAACTAGTATTCTGATTgattgtgataaataaaacatggaattaattttgtttcttatatgGTAGGTAACATAAGTTATTTCTATGAgcaatacaatttattaaaagtatacagAAAAAggtaaactattaaaatatagaaccATAAACAATGAGAAAGATATTAGAAAACGGGACGAAGAAAAATACAAGACATTTCAATCGTTTTAAAAcggcatataaaaataatttgaaaaaaaaaataacgtttggttattattaaatacatcaaattaattaattaaaatctgcgATTATTGCTCATCACTTCATTCTTATTtggacaaatatttaaatccaatttacaaaacaaatgcaatttttaaattatatatgtacaagaAAGTTGGATATTAGTGATAAAgtgtttgaatattaatattttacgttaattaattcaaactcAGCCGTCCTAATTCAAGCTATGCACTATGACCCGGTCGTTGGATGACATTTGGTAAGTGATATTTGGTCGTCTGTATACAGTTGTATTTCAGTAGTTTCAGCTTCGGACACATGTCCACATGTAGCCTTGTAAAGCGGTTTGCACATGCGAGATTGCATGCCATCACACTATCTGCATATAGCATCCTAATgactactttaattaaaatttgacacaaaaaaattgcaatacatactattatttttaataacttttaattttttttttatttttaaaattggaatattacatatttattattattgttttttgttataaaatagaatgttAACATCGACCTATGTTAGCTTTGCAGCGAACTTATGATATGGCGGGCGAAATAAAGCAGTCCAATGCAACAGCAGTAACATAGTTAACTTAATTtggaatttattacaaaaccaGACCGGATGCGCTGGGAATATAAAGATATGTGAACCAGTACACCGTGCCAACGGAAAGGAGGCGAGGTCAGAAATACAGAAATCAAAGTACGTCTTTGTATGCGCAATGCGGTTTCAATGCACTAACAAGTATAGGTGCTCTGACGGACAGCGTGGGCGTGttgtaaaaagaattaattgtaacatactgcagtaatttaataactgcTATAAGGAAATAGAGTATTTTTTCTGTAGTCTGTTTCAAAGTATTTACGTTTCTGTTATATTACCACCACAGGCAGACATTCATGGATGTAATGCTTTTATGAGTAAAGTGGGCtttgaatattaacaaatgtcTAAAGTTGTGATATGTAAATTTTCAGTAAGttgttaaattgtttataatagttattacttaatataacgAGGACGTATGTTTGGACGTATGTGTACGTGATAATTTTCAGATCCatacaaaactatataatactatataaataaaataataaaaaactcgcGGTAATATCCAAAAACCTTAGTTTCttctaaactatttttaaatctttttatcaCTAATAACAATAAGTTCGTATTTGCAGTAACACTAGTATTCAATTTTGTCGTGCTTTAAGTAAACTTCCGACTTTTAAGGTTCGTTATTACAAGTTTCAAACTTCAACAGTTAAAAGTTTGTTACAGTTTGCCGActatttgacaaaaataatctattttatgtTCCCATATCATGTGATGTTTTATGATGGGACTTAAACAATAAACTTACATATTGTCTTATAAGATAAGTTTAATCGAGTATCATTAGTATTGGAGTTTaggaaattcaatatttttaaaagtttgataTAGAAATACTTAGGTCTTAAACGATTAGAAATAGTACAATAAAACTGGAATCTTGTTGCTCATTTCCAATAAGAGTAACATTGTTTACTACAAacgtgtataaaatttatatgcactgacaagtttgttttaatagaatatatatttttcggatttgtTACgtgtttacaattattttttacacactcccgacgtttcggttattttgtAGCAACcctgatcacgggcagacgagatgagattCTCGAGACGAGATGAGATACTcgagaaaatcttagatctcattaagttcGTTTTAACACTCACCCCAATAAGTAAATCGCTGTGACAATGCCTGCTATCACAAAACTGATGACCATCAATGAGAATATGATGCTTCTCCAATTGTGTCCATCGCCGGGGTACAGGTCCTGAAATCATTGTCATCCTGAATAAAAAGGTTCATTAAGGTTTTTAATCGTGCTCTTTACATAGCAATAGTTCTTGGTTAGGATGTGAAGAGCTCATGAAGAAGAGAACTTGTCTTATAACGTACGTGtgagtttttattgaaatggttTGTATACTGttgaatactttaataatatataacacatgTGTATAGCGCAGTcagattcatatattttttttaacaaaaccataatttttctcaatatatctttttattaatttcttccgataagaaacttaaaaactaattaatactatatagcattcatatttatatataagtgaaaCCTATAAAGAAATACACCTATAAAGAACTCGttcatttatgatattaaatcaaatgacttgttttttttttgataatgacaaaaaatacttaaaaaaatattcaaagtacGGGCAGGAGCTGATAAACACTTCACCTAAGAGGCTCCTAGCACGAGGGCTCGTTTAGAAGGGATGGAAAAACcgaataattaagatatttgaaggcttattatatattacattgatATGTAATCACTACACTGCGGAGATTTCTAAAACGATTTGTTATTCAACTTGAGTGTGAATTGAGTACTCTTACTTGTGAtgtgttctttttttctaaacGTCGGGAATAAGAGTTCTAttcagttatataaaattatttgtgcctttcaaaacaattcagtatttaatgttaaaaatatttttattgttatctttCCTGTATACATCTAAGCGAATGAAACGAGAGGAATTCTGTTagttaaaatagtattatatatttgaatgatcatattttgttactcgaacttataaatatttatagttaataataatttttagctaaaaaaattctatgaaaAAACTATCTCTATATTGTATAAAGTTATGTACTACTAAAGTTGTTGATTACTGTGGTCAATTGAATTCTTACAAGAGTGTTTAACGTTGTCTAGTGTAAATTACTAGTATTCATAATAAGaacaaattatcaaattagggaattatatagaataaatagccagtaatataataacgaCATGGTTATATCTCTTAGTGGACTTTGCgttggttatttaaatataatggtcTTCTTACACTTGACCTCCAAATATTTGACTttagaattatattgtaagcaatatcattaataagactttaattaagataattttatgtagCGATAGTATATCATAACATAACCACCTAACATTGTTTATCGCGTATTTATATTCAGTACTGTCTAGTCTAAGTccttaataatttacttcaaattaaaagtatgtagAATGATTGTTACTTGCTCGTAGCGTCTGTAGCCAATCTATTTGGGTGCCTCTCGTACCTGTAGGTGTGTGTATGcgtatgtatatgtgtgtacCTCTTCCTTCGCAGATTTCGGGTCGGCGACTTGCAGCGTCTCGTCGGGCGGGAGGCGCCAGgagccgccgccgccgccgccgcccgaGCGGTCCGTGTGTCCGGTGGCGTGCATGCGCCGCCGCCCGAGCCGGCCGAGCCGCGCGCGCACCCGCCACCGCGCAGCCCTACGCGCCCGCACACCACCTCGCCCGCGACACTGACACGCGCGCCACAAACGCCACAGACGCCACGGACGCCACAGACGCGACACTCGCGACACACCGGAACACGGACAGCCCCATCACTGAAACAAAACACACAtcaaatattgtaatgtagacactaattataattactgtaTCGCATACTTGTACTTAtgacatatgtatttaaatatatcatcgTATAAgtatgtgtttattattaaatataatttgtaggtTATcgcttttttcttattaatgaaatttaatttttgggTTAGAAAACTCGTTATTCTTACGAAGAGGCATATTATGTTCCTACAGGTTACGCTGAATGTGAATTGAATCTACGATAAATACGAATTgtgacattattaaataaacatatttttcttacaaacaACTTCCATTACTAAACCTCAATCCGACAACAGagcattttcaaataatttcttgCGATATGTCGCGTAAAATGTTCAACTGTACACCATGTTTgaacttcaaaaatatttatttgttaaacaaaaggggactaat is part of the Danaus plexippus chromosome 2, MEX_DaPlex, whole genome shotgun sequence genome and harbors:
- the LOC116779406 gene encoding inactive dipeptidyl peptidase 10 isoform X1, which produces MHATGHTDRSGGGGGGGSWRLPPDETLQVADPKSAKEEDLYPGDGHNWRSIIFSLMVISFVIAGIVTAIYLLGYVDELLYWSGRRMRLDEFLRGDLTGERLPTTWVSSHQLVYQADDGGLLALDTFNNTLYVLVTNHTLRQLNVRGYQCSPNLRFVLFQHNIKEVYRRTFTAHYTVYDVTNDHHIPLFGEGQSSWEWQHAAWLGTEGAIVLAADNEVLARPAPPARRAPLLRLTNDAVAGSVYNGVSDWLYQEEVTKESSATWGSSDGAFVLYVQYDDRKVSQMRFPHISSGIGGAGASRSGFLLPAFNNSNPTIFPDHVTIRYPTPGSSIPLVKLWIVAVQNVTSPPRWEVKPPSTLDGMEYYLISAQWVGKENSHIGVVWMNRAQNLTVYSSCYAPNWTCTETHSEKATDEPWLEVHQRPVYSEDGSAFLLLAAVQEGGGQYYTHIKHVDVLRQRIAVLSHGKVEVAKILAWDQENNLVYYLGFDIETFHSRIHPDMAAEANRINADRPGQRQVYVVRDPSYGGASNSVRARAEREEPRCLTCELAVWPARLHYANCTFWSATFPPPKPKRGITHYVLECRGPGPPLAGLHDAKTHKLERILYDTRPYRSVRLRELALPSRRSFDVQLSSGSKARVQLLLPPSWREELRDAAFPVLVHVDGRPGSQQVTDEFLVDWGTYMSSRNDVVYVKLDVAGAKGLPRALLRGRLGGVEVADQLAVIRYLLETFKFLDVTRVAVWGWGYGGYVTSMLLGSQQSTLKCGIAVSPITDWLYYNAAFTERILGQPSVNYKGYVEADASQRAHHVPPHALYLVHGMADMSAPYPHALQLARALTDAGVLFRYQAYADEGHDLEGVIEHVYRSMEDYLLECLSLDPEDTKLPPPDR
- the LOC116779406 gene encoding inactive dipeptidyl peptidase 10 isoform X2, encoding MHATGHTDRSGGGGGGGSWRLPPDETLQVADPKSAKEEDLYPGDGHNWRSIIFSLMVISFVIAGIVTAIYLLGYVDELLYWSGRRMRLDEFLRGDLTGERLPTTWVSSHQLVYQADDGGLLALDTFNNTLYVLVTNHTLRQLNVRGYQCSPNLRFVLFQHNIKEVYRRTFTAHYTVYDVTNDHHIPLFGEGQSSWEWQHAAWLGTEGAIVLAADNEVLARPAPPARRAPLLRLTNDAVAGSVYNGVSDWLYQEEVTKESSATWGSSDGAFVLYVQYDDRKVSQMRFPHISSGIGGAGASRSGFLLPAFNNSNPTIFPDHVTIRYPTPGSSIPLVKLWIVAVQNVTSPPRWEVKPPSTLDGMEYYLISAQWVGKENSHIGVVWMNRAQNLTVYSSCYAPNWTCTETHSEKATDEPWLEVHQRPVYSEDGSAFLLLAAVQEGGGQYYTHIKHVDVLRQRIAVLSHGKVEVAKILAWDQENNLVYYLGFDIETFHSRIHPDMAAEANRSSADRPGQRQVYVVRDPSYGGASNSVRARAEREEPRCLTCELAVWPARLHYANCTFWSATFPPPKPKRGITHYVLECRGPGPPLAGLHDAKTHKLERILYDTRPYRSVRLRELALPSRRSFDVQLSSGSKARVQLLLPPSWREELRDAAFPVLVHVDGRPGSQQVTDEFLVDWGTYMSSRNDVVYVKLDVAGAKGLPRALLRGRLGGVEVADQLAVIRYLLETFKFLDVTRVAVWGWGYGGYVTSMLLGSQQSTLKCGIAVSPITDWLYYNAAFTERILGQPSVNYKGYVEADASQRAHHVPPHALYLVHGMADMSAPYPHALQLARALTDAGVLFRYQAYADEGHDLEGVIEHVYRSMEDYLLECLSLDPEDTKLPPPDR
- the LOC116779406 gene encoding inactive dipeptidyl peptidase 10 isoform X3 gives rise to the protein MHATGHTDRSGGGGGGGSWRLPPDETLQVADPKSAKEEDLYPGDGHNWRSIIFSLMVISFVIAGIVTAIYLLGYVDELLYWSGRRMRLDEFLRGDLTGERLPTTWVSSHQLVYQADDGGLLALDTFNNTLYVLVTNHTLRQLNVRGYQCSPNLRFVLFQHNIKEVYRRTFTAHYTVYDVTNDHHIPLFGEGQSSWEWQHAAWLGTEGAIVLAADNEVLARPAPPARRAPLLRLTNDAVAGSVYNGVSDWLYQEEVTKESSATWGSSDGAFVLYVQYDDRKVSQMRFPHISSGIGGAGASRSGFLLPAFNNSNPTIFPDHVTIRYPTPGSSIPLVKLWIVAVQNVTSPPRWEVKPPSTLDGMEYYLISAQWVGKENSHIGVVWMNRAQNLTVYSSCYAPNWTCTETHSEKATDEPWLEVHQRPVYSEDGSAFLLLAAVQEGGGQYYTHIKHVDVLRQRIAVLSHGKVEVAKILAWDQENNLVYYLGSADRPGQRQVYVVRDPSYGGASNSVRARAEREEPRCLTCELAVWPARLHYANCTFWSATFPPPKPKRGITHYVLECRGPGPPLAGLHDAKTHKLERILYDTRPYRSVRLRELALPSRRSFDVQLSSGSKARVQLLLPPSWREELRDAAFPVLVHVDGRPGSQQVTDEFLVDWGTYMSSRNDVVYVKLDVAGAKGLPRALLRGRLGGVEVADQLAVIRYLLETFKFLDVTRVAVWGWGYGGYVTSMLLGSQQSTLKCGIAVSPITDWLYYNAAFTERILGQPSVNYKGYVEADASQRAHHVPPHALYLVHGMADMSAPYPHALQLARALTDAGVLFRYQAYADEGHDLEGVIEHVYRSMEDYLLECLSLDPEDTKLPPPDR